In Companilactobacillus allii, one genomic interval encodes:
- a CDS encoding D-2-hydroxyacid dehydrogenase: MKIYVFGVRGDEEAPLKKWASENPDVSIDYTTDILTSETADNAKGFDGVCSVQREPYSREALKKLHDFGISKLSVRNVGTDGFDYKDLNDFSFTLTNVPVYSPNAIAEHASFLVGRLLRRVPEFDKKFENGNFKWAPTIGTEISGKTVGVIGTGHIGSVFARIMQFGYGAKVIAYDIDPNPALENLGIYVDSLDELLEQADIISLHTPLEPQDYHMIDADAISKMKQGSYIINCARGGLVDSQALIDGLDSGKIAGAGLDVLDNENGIFQKDFGSIDAVPNEKFKNLAKRDNVIITPHTAFYTKKAVHNMVYEAMDTQKALLSGEITKNIVDTKEFAKTV; this comes from the coding sequence ATGAAAATTTATGTATTTGGCGTTCGTGGAGATGAAGAAGCACCACTAAAAAAGTGGGCCTCAGAAAATCCAGACGTTAGTATAGATTATACGACTGATATCTTGACTTCCGAAACTGCAGATAATGCAAAGGGTTTTGACGGCGTTTGTTCCGTTCAACGTGAGCCATATTCCAGAGAAGCATTAAAGAAGCTGCATGATTTTGGAATCAGTAAGTTATCAGTTAGAAACGTTGGTACTGATGGATTTGATTATAAGGACCTCAATGACTTCTCATTTACATTGACCAATGTTCCCGTCTATTCGCCTAATGCCATTGCCGAACACGCATCTTTTCTAGTTGGACGCCTGCTTAGACGTGTGCCAGAATTCGATAAGAAATTTGAAAATGGTAATTTCAAATGGGCCCCTACTATTGGTACTGAGATCAGCGGTAAAACCGTTGGTGTCATTGGTACCGGACATATCGGTAGTGTCTTTGCTCGAATTATGCAATTTGGTTATGGTGCCAAAGTGATTGCTTATGACATCGACCCCAATCCTGCCCTTGAAAACCTCGGCATCTACGTGGATTCACTGGATGAATTGTTGGAACAAGCTGATATTATCTCCTTGCATACTCCACTGGAACCACAAGATTATCACATGATCGATGCTGATGCTATTTCCAAAATGAAGCAAGGCTCATACATCATCAACTGTGCTCGTGGTGGACTAGTCGACTCTCAAGCCTTAATTGACGGATTAGATTCTGGTAAGATTGCTGGTGCCGGACTAGACGTTTTGGATAATGAAAATGGTATCTTCCAAAAAGACTTTGGCAGTATCGACGCTGTTCCTAATGAAAAATTCAAGAATCTAGCTAAACGTGATAATGTCATTATCACCCCACATACCGCCTTTTATACTAAAAAGGCCGTACATAACATGGTCTACGAAGCAATGGACACTCAAAAGGCCTTGTTAAGTGGAGAAATCACCAAAAATATTGTTGATACTAAAGAATTTGCAAAAACCGTTTGA
- a CDS encoding nucleobase:cation symporter-2 family protein yields MDLKMHDSEDSFFKNLLLGFQHLLAMYSGDILIPILLGAALNFSATQMTYLISVDIFMCGVATLLQIKRTPLTGIGLPVVLGSAVEYVTPLQNIGQHFGLGYMYGGIIAAGIFILLISKVFSKLKRFFPPIVTGSLITLIGFTLIPVAFQNIGGGDATAKSFGDPTDLLLGFGTALLIIVINIWGRGFIKQISILIGIVAGTIAAIAMGTMGFSSVHNAHWFQLPQPFYFATPKFEWSSIVIMLLASLTCMIESTGVYYALSEITHRELDETDLQHGYASEGIAAILGGIFNTFPYSTFSQNVAIVELSGIKKNKPVYFSAFLLILLGLIPKVGAIATLIPTSVLGGAMLIMFGTVGAEGIKMLTKVEMSSNNLLIMAVAIGLGLGVTVQPTLLHFLPSTLQTILNNGLVVGSFSAIILNIILNPNTKK; encoded by the coding sequence ATGGACTTAAAAATGCACGATTCTGAAGATTCATTCTTCAAGAATCTACTACTAGGATTTCAACATTTGCTGGCCATGTATTCAGGGGATATTTTGATCCCTATCTTACTTGGTGCAGCATTGAATTTTTCTGCCACACAAATGACATACTTGATTTCAGTAGATATCTTCATGTGTGGTGTAGCCACATTGCTACAAATCAAGCGTACACCACTTACTGGTATTGGATTACCAGTCGTTCTTGGCTCCGCGGTTGAATATGTAACGCCGTTACAAAATATTGGTCAACATTTTGGCCTTGGATATATGTATGGTGGAATTATTGCTGCTGGTATTTTTATCTTATTAATATCAAAGGTATTCTCAAAATTAAAGAGATTCTTCCCTCCAATAGTTACTGGTTCTTTGATCACACTGATTGGATTCACATTGATCCCAGTGGCTTTCCAAAATATCGGTGGTGGTGATGCCACTGCTAAGAGTTTCGGTGATCCTACTGACTTGTTACTAGGATTTGGTACTGCACTTCTTATTATAGTTATTAATATCTGGGGTAGAGGTTTTATAAAACAGATTTCAATCCTTATCGGTATCGTTGCTGGTACCATTGCCGCCATTGCCATGGGTACTATGGGATTTTCTAGCGTTCATAACGCTCACTGGTTCCAATTACCACAACCATTTTACTTCGCTACTCCAAAGTTTGAATGGTCATCTATCGTTATTATGTTACTAGCATCATTAACTTGTATGATTGAATCAACCGGTGTCTACTATGCTTTGTCAGAGATCACACACCGTGAACTGGATGAAACAGACCTACAACATGGTTATGCTTCCGAAGGTATCGCCGCTATTTTAGGTGGTATCTTCAATACATTCCCATATTCAACTTTCTCACAAAATGTGGCTATCGTTGAATTATCAGGTATCAAAAAGAACAAACCAGTTTATTTCTCGGCATTCTTATTGATCCTTTTGGGATTGATTCCAAAAGTTGGTGCTATCGCCACATTGATCCCAACGTCTGTACTTGGTGGCGCTATGCTGATCATGTTTGGTACCGTTGGTGCCGAAGGAATCAAGATGTTAACTAAGGTTGAAATGAGTAGTAACAACCTCTTGATCATGGCCGTTGCCATTGGTCTTGGATTAGGTGTTACCGTTCAACCTACACTTTTGCACTTCTTACCTTCAACATTACAAACGATCCTAAACAACGGTTTAGTTGTTGGTAGTTTTTCAGCCATTATCTTAAATATAATTTTGAATCCTAATACAAAAAAATAA
- a CDS encoding C69 family dipeptidase has translation MKKNHLDDACTTILVGKNASMDGSTMIARNDDTFFAVAPHSFVLNKAVKGEKGRIVKSWLNGFEAEIPEDNYKWPAVPNVDYKQFGYYDESGINGANVAMSATESTYGNERALAVDPLVKDGMDEDVIVRMVLPFVDSAKAAVKRTGDLIKQFGSPAGNSVLFSDKDDVWYMEIVTGHQWVAQRIPDDSYAVCANRVSIQQVDFNDSAQFMWSDNIQEFVESNHLNTDKTGFNFRHIFGTDNMKDRHYNTPRVWFGQKFFNPEIEQDPEDGELPFIMKTEHKISVDDIEYVLGSHYNETPFDPFSTDASDDDKYRYRPIGLNRTQNSHVLQIRNDVPKEFSAIMWLCIGFPTYTPYIPFYTNMNDTDDSFKDASLKFNFKDAYWMYNALSVLIESHYSEFIQSDIDFLTEIRQDLKMSVAETDKLAKNYSGEELVQFLTDRNQKVVKEMADKSHEFFGQLYTKGITLSKLTFDMDKNL, from the coding sequence ATGAAGAAAAATCATTTGGATGATGCTTGTACAACTATCTTAGTTGGTAAGAATGCCAGCATGGACGGTTCTACTATGATTGCTAGAAATGACGATACATTTTTTGCAGTCGCACCACATAGCTTTGTATTGAACAAGGCTGTTAAAGGAGAAAAGGGACGTATTGTTAAATCATGGCTTAACGGCTTTGAAGCAGAGATCCCAGAAGATAACTATAAATGGCCAGCCGTTCCTAACGTAGATTACAAACAATTTGGTTACTACGATGAAAGTGGGATTAATGGTGCTAACGTCGCTATGTCTGCCACTGAGAGTACATATGGTAACGAACGTGCATTAGCAGTTGATCCACTAGTGAAAGATGGTATGGATGAAGATGTTATAGTTCGTATGGTCCTACCATTTGTTGATTCAGCTAAAGCCGCTGTAAAACGTACTGGTGATTTGATCAAACAATTCGGTTCACCAGCTGGTAATTCTGTATTATTCAGTGATAAAGATGATGTTTGGTACATGGAAATCGTTACAGGTCACCAATGGGTAGCTCAAAGAATACCTGATGATAGTTATGCCGTTTGTGCTAACCGTGTCTCAATTCAACAAGTTGACTTTAACGATTCTGCCCAATTCATGTGGTCAGATAATATTCAAGAATTCGTTGAATCAAATCACTTGAACACAGATAAGACTGGATTTAATTTCCGTCATATATTTGGTACAGACAATATGAAGGACAGACACTACAACACACCACGTGTTTGGTTTGGTCAAAAGTTCTTCAATCCAGAGATCGAACAAGATCCAGAAGATGGCGAATTGCCATTTATCATGAAAACAGAACACAAGATCTCTGTTGATGATATTGAATATGTCCTTGGTTCACACTACAACGAAACACCATTTGACCCATTCAGTACAGATGCATCAGATGATGACAAGTATCGTTATCGTCCAATTGGCTTGAATAGAACACAAAACTCACATGTTCTTCAAATAAGAAATGATGTTCCTAAAGAGTTCTCAGCTATTATGTGGTTATGTATTGGATTCCCAACATATACACCATATATCCCATTCTATACAAATATGAATGATACTGATGATAGCTTTAAAGATGCATCATTAAAGTTCAACTTCAAAGATGCTTACTGGATGTACAACGCTTTGTCAGTTCTAATTGAATCACATTATTCAGAGTTCATTCAATCTGACATTGACTTCCTTACAGAAATCAGACAAGACCTTAAGATGAGTGTTGCTGAAACTGATAAGTTGGCTAAGAATTATTCAGGCGAAGAACTTGTACAATTCTTAACTGATAGAAACCAAAAGGTTGTTAAAGAAATGGCTGATAAGTCACATGAATTCTTCGGTCAACTTTATACAAAAGGAATCACATTATCAAAACTAACATTTGATATGGATAAGAATTTATAG
- a CDS encoding YxeA family protein, producing MRSLLKFLLLSATIIGLAYVGACAYTRDRTDQFSQALGQYNFLVKKEARYVKIDNAKGRDEDGYGNYNYNLASYDADGDEHPIQFTGMGKLKQDHYLEVTTKGAYVYTYKEVFKKDMPNNVYDKLNN from the coding sequence ATGAGAAGTCTACTAAAGTTTTTATTATTATCAGCTACTATTATAGGATTGGCGTACGTTGGGGCCTGTGCGTACACTAGGGACCGTACGGACCAATTTTCCCAGGCACTGGGACAATACAACTTCTTGGTCAAAAAAGAAGCACGCTACGTAAAAATCGATAATGCCAAAGGTCGTGATGAAGATGGCTATGGCAACTACAATTATAATCTGGCTAGTTACGATGCAGATGGTGATGAGCACCCTATCCAGTTCACAGGGATGGGCAAATTAAAACAAGATCATTACTTAGAAGTAACTACTAAAGGTGCTTATGTTTATACTTACAAAGAAGTTTTCAAAAAAGATATGCCCAATAATGTTTACGATAAATTAAATAATTAG
- a CDS encoding 5-methyltetrahydropteroyltriglutamate--homocysteine S-methyltransferase translates to MMTKTTTKIGFQHVGSFLRPDVLKQARKDLANGTIDQSELTDIEDESIRDLVSKEKNAGLDYVTDGEFRRSYWHLDFFWGFEGIDHIHYGKGYNFAHEETRDDTAILSGKIKFNANTHPFIKHFQFLKSVTDDLGGVIPKQTIPAPAQLYIELVRGTNADKIKEFYDTDEDLYKDIKKAYHDAILAFYDEGARVIQLDDCSWGLFLDAGFLATPDGKAYANSGIQDILLDLNNGAIEDLPDDLTINTHICRGNYHSDFAFAGGYGPVADTVFAKENVDTYFLEYDSTRAGNFEPLAKVSGDKRVVLGLITTKSGDLEDRQVIIDRIKEASQYLPLDRLWLSTQCGFASTEEGNVLTEQQEWDKLALVKSIQEEVWG, encoded by the coding sequence ATTATGACAAAAACAACAACTAAAATCGGATTCCAACATGTAGGAAGCTTCTTAAGACCAGATGTTTTGAAACAAGCTAGAAAGGATCTCGCAAATGGTACGATTGATCAAAGCGAGTTAACTGACATTGAAGACGAATCCATTCGTGATCTAGTTTCTAAAGAAAAGAATGCTGGACTAGACTATGTTACTGATGGTGAATTCCGTCGTTCATATTGGCACCTAGACTTTTTCTGGGGCTTTGAAGGAATCGACCATATTCATTATGGTAAAGGCTACAACTTCGCCCATGAAGAGACACGTGACGACACGGCTATCTTATCTGGTAAAATCAAATTCAATGCCAATACACATCCCTTTATCAAACACTTCCAGTTCCTGAAGTCAGTTACCGATGACCTGGGTGGTGTAATCCCTAAGCAAACTATCCCAGCCCCTGCTCAACTCTACATTGAACTAGTTCGTGGGACCAATGCTGACAAGATAAAGGAGTTTTACGATACTGATGAGGATTTATATAAAGATATCAAAAAAGCTTATCACGACGCTATTTTGGCCTTCTACGACGAAGGTGCACGTGTCATTCAACTAGATGATTGTTCATGGGGCTTGTTCCTTGACGCAGGCTTCTTAGCTACTCCAGATGGTAAGGCTTATGCAAACTCTGGTATCCAAGATATTTTACTAGATTTGAATAACGGTGCTATTGAGGATTTGCCAGATGATTTAACGATCAATACACATATCTGCCGTGGTAATTATCACTCTGACTTTGCCTTTGCTGGTGGATATGGTCCTGTTGCTGATACAGTCTTTGCCAAGGAGAATGTTGATACTTATTTCCTAGAATATGATTCAACTAGAGCCGGTAATTTTGAGCCACTTGCCAAGGTATCTGGTGACAAACGTGTGGTTCTTGGCTTGATTACTACTAAATCAGGTGACCTTGAAGATCGTCAAGTGATTATTGATCGTATCAAAGAAGCCAGCCAATATCTTCCTTTGGACAGACTATGGCTATCAACTCAATGTGGCTTTGCTTCTACTGAAGAAGGTAATGTTTTAACTGAGCAACAAGAATGGGACAAGCTTGCTCTTGTTAAATCTATTCAAGAAGAAGTTTGGGGTTGA
- a CDS encoding 5-methyltetrahydropteroyltriglutamate--homocysteine S-methyltransferase, whose translation MTKTQTKIGFQHVGSFLRPDVLKQARKDFEDKKIDQTTLSEVEDEAIRDLVTKQKNAGLDYVTDGEFRRSYWHLDFFWGFEGVGHTEADEGYDFSRGRSRNDTAVLTDKISFNKDTHPFIQHFKFLKSVTDDIGGVLPKQTIPAPAQLYRELTRDKNEDALKRIYPNEEDLYADVEKAYHDALLAFYEEGARVIQLDDCSWGRLLDKKFVATPEGKKLVDGRVQDIYLELNNGAIKDLPDDLTINTHICRGNFHSDFLFSGGYGPVADNLFGKENVDTYFLEYDSKRSGGFEPLAKVSGDKRVVLGLITSKTGELEDRQSIIDRIKEASQYLPLDRLWLSTQCGFASTEEGNVITDEQQWAKLALVKSIQTEIWGK comes from the coding sequence ATGACAAAAACACAAACAAAAATCGGTTTTCAACACGTTGGTAGTTTTTTGAGACCAGATGTATTAAAACAAGCTAGAAAAGACTTCGAAGACAAAAAAATAGATCAAACAACCTTGTCTGAAGTTGAAGATGAAGCAATCAGGGATTTGGTTACTAAACAAAAGAACGCTGGATTAGATTATGTTACCGATGGTGAATTCAGACGATCATATTGGCATCTTGATTTCTTCTGGGGATTTGAAGGTGTCGGACATACTGAAGCTGATGAAGGATATGACTTTTCAAGAGGTAGATCACGAAATGACACTGCCGTCCTAACTGATAAAATCAGCTTCAACAAAGATACTCACCCATTCATCCAGCACTTCAAGTTTCTCAAGTCAGTCACTGACGATATCGGTGGTGTCCTTCCTAAACAAACGATTCCAGCTCCCGCACAATTGTATCGTGAGTTGACTCGTGACAAGAACGAAGATGCTCTCAAGCGTATCTATCCTAACGAAGAAGATCTATATGCCGATGTAGAAAAAGCTTATCACGATGCACTTCTAGCCTTTTACGAAGAAGGTGCACGTGTGATTCAATTGGACGATTGTTCTTGGGGTAGATTGTTGGACAAGAAATTTGTCGCAACTCCTGAGGGTAAAAAGCTAGTGGATGGACGTGTTCAAGATATTTATTTGGAACTAAATAATGGCGCTATAAAAGATCTACCTGATGATTTAACGATCAACACTCACATTTGTCGTGGTAACTTCCACTCTGACTTTCTTTTCTCCGGTGGTTATGGTCCTGTTGCTGACAATCTCTTTGGAAAAGAAAATGTTGACACTTATTTCTTGGAATATGATTCCAAGCGTTCTGGTGGTTTTGAACCTCTAGCTAAAGTATCTGGTGACAAACGTGTAGTTCTTGGTCTGATCACTTCTAAAACAGGTGAATTAGAAGACCGTCAAAGTATCATTGATAGGATCAAAGAAGCCAGTCAGTATCTTCCATTAGATAGATTATGGCTATCAACTCAATGTGGCTTCGCTTCTACTGAAGAAGGTAACGTTATTACAGATGAACAACAATGGGCAAAACTTGCCTTGGTAAAATCAATTCAAACAGAAATTTGGGGTAAATAA